Proteins encoded together in one Bradyrhizobium sp. CB82 window:
- a CDS encoding DinB family protein, translating to MISAGYCRLMSRYNTWQNRSLVTAADELTNEDRWKDRGAFFQSIAATLNHLYWADALILERLKGNERPEENIKHSLTNPSDWRDFKALRLQRDEEIEEWSARLLDADLDGMLVWYPGDGSARIEKPKTLCVVQLFNHQTHHRGQVHAMLTAAGTEPEPTDLHMLEY from the coding sequence ATGATCTCAGCCGGATACTGCCGACTTATGTCGCGTTACAACACTTGGCAGAATAGATCGCTGGTAACTGCCGCCGATGAGCTTACCAACGAGGATCGTTGGAAGGATCGAGGGGCTTTCTTCCAATCGATCGCAGCTACATTAAACCATCTTTATTGGGCGGATGCCCTGATACTGGAGCGATTAAAGGGGAACGAGCGTCCAGAAGAAAACATCAAGCACTCTCTCACAAATCCATCAGATTGGAGAGACTTCAAGGCGCTCCGTTTGCAAAGGGACGAGGAAATCGAAGAGTGGTCCGCGAGATTGCTCGACGCGGACCTGGACGGGATGCTTGTCTGGTACCCTGGGGATGGTTCTGCTCGGATCGAGAAGCCAAAAACGCTCTGTGTTGTACAGCTTTTCAACCACCAGACACACCATCGGGGGCAGGTCCACGCGATGCTGACAGCAGCGGGCACGGAACCGGAG